Proteins found in one Aneurinibacillus uraniidurans genomic segment:
- a CDS encoding DctP family TRAP transporter solute-binding subunit, translated as MKSLRWLIVFLISGLVLSIGIGFGFSFTMQKPKYEDEEQAGLNQKVIIRFSHVVAESTPKGLAVARFAELVRQKTNGMVEIRVYPNATLYNDATEFNALQQDQVEMIAPATSKLSARYPAWMVMDLPYAFRDERMVGEAMDGPLGKLLFQAINDPNVKGLALWDNGFKQMTSNEPLRNPDDFKGKTFRIMASPVLRSQFTALGAQAESYGFDDLYRQLEMGSVEGEENTLSNIYSKRLYQVQKHMDVSNHGYLGYIVLINKTTWNRLSDKQRQAIQEAMTETTAWVRHYAHDINNQALAEMKNRHLMTIHMQTDTEKQAWQRAFSPLYDQYKDIIGEQVLTEWRKLSSHPY; from the coding sequence ATGAAGTCGCTTCGCTGGCTTATTGTATTTCTTATATCTGGTCTTGTGCTTTCGATTGGAATTGGGTTTGGCTTTAGCTTTACAATGCAAAAGCCGAAATATGAAGATGAAGAACAGGCTGGACTCAACCAGAAAGTAATCATTCGATTCAGCCATGTGGTAGCGGAGAGTACGCCGAAAGGTCTGGCGGTTGCTCGCTTCGCCGAGCTTGTTCGTCAGAAAACAAACGGCATGGTCGAGATTCGCGTATATCCGAATGCTACTTTGTATAATGACGCAACAGAGTTTAATGCGCTTCAGCAGGATCAGGTGGAAATGATTGCGCCTGCCACATCGAAGCTATCCGCTCGCTATCCAGCATGGATGGTGATGGATTTGCCGTATGCGTTTCGGGATGAGCGTATGGTTGGCGAAGCGATGGATGGTCCGCTTGGGAAGCTTTTATTTCAAGCGATTAATGATCCGAACGTGAAAGGTCTTGCACTGTGGGACAATGGATTTAAACAAATGACGTCGAATGAGCCGCTGCGCAATCCGGATGATTTCAAAGGAAAGACATTCCGGATTATGGCGAGTCCGGTGCTGCGTTCACAATTTACAGCACTGGGGGCACAGGCAGAGAGTTACGGTTTTGATGATCTGTACCGGCAATTAGAGATGGGAAGCGTAGAGGGAGAAGAAAATACACTATCTAATATTTACAGCAAGCGGCTTTATCAGGTACAGAAGCATATGGACGTTAGTAATCACGGGTATTTGGGTTATATTGTATTAATAAACAAAACAACCTGGAATCGACTATCAGACAAGCAAAGGCAGGCTATTCAGGAAGCGATGACAGAGACGACTGCCTGGGTACGCCACTATGCACATGACATTAACAACCAGGCATTAGCAGAGATGAAGAACCGTCATCTTATGACGATTCATATGCAGACGGACACAGAGAAACAAGCTTGGCAGCGGGCGTTTTCTCCTTTGTATGATCAGTATAAAGACATAATCGGAGAACAGGTGCTGACAGAATGGCGAAAGCTGAGCAGTCATCCGTACTAG
- a CDS encoding NUDIX hydrolase has translation MAKEISAGGVVYRKTEDNQIELMLIEDRYMKISLPKGKQEPGETMEETALREIEEETGIHGKVVEPLETIYYHYYNPKIGAIKKEVHYYLVEAMSGILTPQLEEINTVAWMTPDKAWKRQQESGYHNNISVLKKAYRLLGIANGQEGIG, from the coding sequence ATGGCAAAAGAGATTTCGGCAGGAGGAGTGGTATACCGCAAGACAGAGGACAACCAGATCGAGCTGATGCTGATTGAAGATCGGTATATGAAGATATCACTTCCGAAGGGAAAGCAGGAGCCGGGAGAGACGATGGAAGAGACAGCGCTGCGGGAGATTGAAGAGGAGACAGGCATTCATGGTAAGGTTGTGGAGCCACTGGAGACAATCTATTATCACTACTATAATCCGAAGATCGGTGCCATTAAGAAAGAAGTGCACTACTATCTTGTAGAGGCAATGTCCGGCATCCTTACACCGCAGCTGGAAGAAATCAACACGGTAGCCTGGATGACACCGGATAAAGCGTGGAAGAGGCAGCAGGAAAGCGGATACCACAATAATATCTCCGTGCTGAAAAAGGCATATCGCTTGCTAGGCATTGCAAATGGTCAGGAGGGAATCGGATGA
- the deoC gene encoding deoxyribose-phosphate aldolase, with the protein MKRELAAYIDHTLLAPAASAAQIDRLCEEAREHGFYAVCINPYWVRRAKQALAGSAVRVATVIGFPLGATCTESKVFEAEKAVEDGADELDMVLNIGALKSGADEVVRRDISAVVAAAGTHPVKVIIEAYLLTEEEKIRACRLSEEAGARFVKTSTGFSSGGATVEDVALMRRAVSAAVSVKASGGVRTYEAANAMIQAGADRIGTSNGVAIVTGGQADANAY; encoded by the coding sequence ATGAAGCGGGAACTGGCAGCATATATTGACCATACTCTGCTTGCGCCAGCAGCTTCTGCGGCGCAGATTGATCGACTATGTGAAGAAGCACGTGAGCATGGGTTTTATGCGGTATGTATCAATCCGTACTGGGTGCGCCGGGCCAAACAGGCGCTTGCGGGAAGTGCTGTGCGGGTCGCAACGGTAATTGGTTTTCCACTTGGGGCTACTTGTACGGAAAGTAAGGTATTTGAAGCAGAAAAAGCGGTGGAAGACGGAGCGGATGAGCTGGATATGGTGCTTAACATCGGTGCGCTCAAGAGCGGGGCAGATGAAGTGGTTCGCCGTGATATTTCAGCTGTTGTGGCTGCGGCAGGTACCCATCCCGTGAAGGTCATTATTGAGGCGTACCTGCTTACGGAAGAAGAAAAAATTCGAGCGTGCCGCCTGAGTGAAGAGGCGGGTGCGCGATTTGTCAAAACGTCGACTGGATTCAGTTCGGGAGGGGCGACTGTCGAAGATGTAGCACTTATGCGTCGGGCAGTTAGCGCGGCGGTATCAGTCAAGGCTTCAGGTGGCGTCCGTACGTATGAAGCAGCTAACGCGATGATTCAGGCAGGCGCGGATCGCATCGGCACAAGCAATGGAGTAGCCATTGTTACGGGTGGTCAGGCAGATGCAAATGCGTATTAG
- a CDS encoding Na/Pi cotransporter family protein — protein sequence MTALLWPMFAGLGLFLGGMRLMRFGLLAITGDKLQRWLLTFTRTPSRGMITGTLITMLVQSSSAVTVITIGLVNARLLTFPQTVGIILGTNIGTTFTTQLIALNPHKLALPLFIIGCVLYFFRHTFMKALGASLAGFGCIFLGIRMMQTITGPLQESHFFLSTLTGEHASNLNGIVLGAAFTALLHSGSAVTALTMGFVNEHILSLTMGIAIILGSNIGTCITAILAAIGSSAAAKQVAWVHVFLNVAGVLLFWPFIGPLADLVQMLTNHPDVQIAHAQTLFNVICSVLALPFVNMIARLARMSIRDE from the coding sequence ATGACAGCGCTTCTCTGGCCCATGTTTGCAGGGCTCGGCCTGTTCCTCGGCGGCATGCGCCTAATGCGGTTTGGCTTATTGGCGATAACAGGCGATAAGCTGCAACGCTGGTTGCTTACTTTCACCCGCACACCATCGCGCGGCATGATCACTGGAACGCTTATTACCATGCTTGTTCAGAGCAGCAGTGCAGTTACCGTTATTACGATCGGACTTGTCAATGCCAGGCTGTTGACCTTTCCGCAAACGGTTGGGATCATCCTCGGCACGAATATCGGCACGACGTTCACAACACAACTCATTGCCCTAAATCCGCATAAGCTGGCACTCCCGCTGTTTATCATTGGATGTGTGCTGTACTTTTTCCGTCATACTTTTATGAAGGCACTGGGCGCCTCTCTGGCCGGATTCGGCTGTATATTTCTTGGGATTCGCATGATGCAGACCATTACAGGACCACTACAGGAAAGCCATTTTTTCCTCTCAACCCTTACCGGAGAACACGCCTCAAACTTAAACGGGATCGTTCTTGGAGCTGCGTTTACTGCGCTTTTACACAGTGGTTCGGCGGTAACGGCACTTACGATGGGATTTGTGAACGAGCATATCTTGTCGCTCACGATGGGCATTGCCATCATTCTGGGCAGCAACATTGGTACATGCATAACCGCTATACTGGCCGCCATCGGCAGTTCAGCGGCTGCTAAACAGGTCGCTTGGGTGCATGTATTTCTGAATGTCGCAGGTGTGCTCTTATTCTGGCCATTCATCGGGCCACTTGCTGATCTCGTACAAATGCTGACCAATCACCCGGATGTGCAGATCGCTCACGCTCAAACACTCTTTAACGTCATCTGCTCTGTACTAGCCCTGCCATTCGTAAACATGATTGCTCGACTAGCCCGCATGTCCATACGAGATGAATAA
- a CDS encoding lysozyme family protein, producing the protein MNRIKKWMRNFMLVVMIATIGLTGLVIFLWGEGGAPRQIDPYAHVKKYEPALRSELAQYGLEQQTDVLVALMYQESQGRGGDPMQASESAGLPPNTIKDPEQSIRQGVRHFHNVYTYGKKKHVDMATIIQAYNMGPGYIDFVAAHGQKHSEELARQYSAIQVQKAPNVYTCGDDQGNFRYPYCYGDFSYTTKILRVESKIKGE; encoded by the coding sequence ATGAACCGAATAAAAAAATGGATGCGAAATTTTATGCTAGTCGTTATGATAGCTACAATAGGCTTAACTGGTCTGGTGATTTTTCTATGGGGAGAGGGAGGAGCCCCTCGACAGATTGACCCGTATGCGCATGTAAAAAAATATGAGCCCGCCCTGCGCAGTGAGCTGGCTCAGTACGGCCTGGAGCAACAAACTGATGTCCTGGTAGCACTGATGTATCAGGAAAGCCAGGGCAGAGGAGGAGACCCGATGCAGGCATCCGAATCAGCCGGACTGCCGCCAAACACCATTAAAGATCCCGAACAAAGCATCAGACAGGGCGTTCGTCATTTTCATAACGTGTATACATATGGTAAGAAGAAGCATGTAGATATGGCGACAATTATTCAGGCGTACAACATGGGACCTGGCTATATCGACTTTGTGGCTGCACATGGTCAGAAGCACTCGGAAGAATTAGCTAGACAGTACTCTGCGATCCAAGTCCAAAAAGCACCAAATGTATACACATGCGGTGATGATCAAGGAAATTTTCGATATCCATATTGCTACGGTGATTTTTCATATACGACAAAAATACTGCGAGTAGAATCGAAAATAAAAGGAGAGTGA
- a CDS encoding sensor domain-containing protein, with product MDTAFDNQFILEKLHAFTSSIPEHEAHQNEHDGNMEQIHTLVHNFADVWRALDESTIVALTDTAGRIIYANEKFCEISKYSREELIGSTHRLLNSGYHGREFFQQMWATIAKGEVWSEEVKNKAKDGTFYWVKTTIVPLLDEDSIPYRYITFRTDITKGKMAEEKLREGLKNDFIRTVNALHNIVFKLHRNENGVPVYTLFEGKLASQLGLRTGNVLGKTPYDVFPIEAAEVMNQHNLKAFSGQLVTYNYRYMNRDFHTTLSPIIENNTVIEIIGSTGEITDLKRAEEMIRRMAYQDSLTKLPNRRMFTEDLKRALQNASETDCEVAVLFIDLDRFKQINDTFGHTVGDKLLVNVAERLIKHMIGNGHVYRLGGDEFVVLIPEVDEATSAEIVAQELLYAFRTTFSLDHHEFFITCSIGIAIYPFAGLDMESLMKNADTAMYYAKNHGRNGYRFYTPQMNATYEEHLRLEIDLRRALENQEFELYYQPKVDIYTGKLTGMEALVRWNHPKKGYISPVSFIPLAEETGLIIPLGELVLKMACAQNKKWMEAGYPKLCVAVNVSAIQFQQPDFVLLVEMILQSTGLDPAYLQLEMTENSMMNDAEESLSTLRKLHQLGISIAIDDFGTGYSSLGYLKRFPINALKVDRSFVKDVTTDTGDAAIVKAVIHLAHSMGLTVVAEGVETEDVLRFLQEQECNEVQGYYYSRPLPEPEFTALLEGGITFTS from the coding sequence ATGGATACTGCTTTCGACAATCAATTTATTCTTGAAAAACTACATGCTTTTACCTCATCTATTCCAGAACATGAAGCGCATCAGAACGAGCATGATGGAAATATGGAGCAGATTCATACGCTTGTGCATAACTTTGCAGATGTATGGCGGGCACTGGATGAATCGACAATTGTGGCGCTGACAGATACAGCCGGAAGAATCATATATGCGAACGAAAAATTTTGTGAAATATCGAAATACTCCAGAGAAGAACTGATTGGAAGTACCCATCGTCTGCTGAATTCAGGGTACCATGGACGAGAGTTTTTTCAACAGATGTGGGCAACGATTGCCAAAGGTGAAGTATGGAGCGAGGAAGTAAAGAATAAAGCAAAAGACGGGACATTTTATTGGGTCAAAACCACCATTGTACCGCTTCTTGATGAGGATAGTATACCGTATCGGTATATCACATTTCGTACGGATATTACAAAAGGAAAAATGGCGGAGGAAAAGCTCCGTGAAGGGTTAAAAAACGATTTTATCCGCACAGTAAATGCTCTTCATAACATCGTATTCAAACTTCATCGCAATGAAAATGGGGTGCCGGTTTATACCTTATTTGAAGGAAAGCTTGCCAGCCAGCTTGGCCTTCGGACTGGCAATGTACTTGGTAAAACGCCGTATGATGTGTTTCCGATTGAGGCAGCAGAAGTTATGAATCAGCATAATCTTAAGGCATTTTCTGGCCAGCTAGTGACGTACAATTACCGCTATATGAATCGTGATTTTCATACCACCTTGTCACCGATCATTGAAAATAACACCGTCATTGAGATCATTGGTTCTACAGGTGAGATTACAGATTTGAAACGCGCAGAGGAAATGATTCGTCGCATGGCGTATCAAGATTCGTTAACCAAGCTGCCGAATCGCAGGATGTTTACAGAAGATCTGAAACGTGCCTTACAAAACGCGAGTGAAACTGATTGTGAAGTTGCGGTGCTGTTTATTGATCTGGACCGTTTCAAACAGATTAATGATACGTTCGGTCATACGGTGGGGGACAAGCTGCTTGTGAATGTAGCGGAACGACTGATCAAGCACATGATTGGAAATGGACATGTGTATCGCCTGGGCGGAGATGAATTTGTTGTGCTTATCCCGGAAGTAGACGAGGCGACAAGTGCAGAGATTGTTGCGCAGGAGCTGCTTTATGCATTTCGGACAACCTTTTCGCTTGATCATCATGAATTTTTCATTACATGCAGCATTGGAATTGCCATCTATCCTTTTGCGGGGCTTGATATGGAATCATTAATGAAGAATGCTGATACGGCGATGTATTATGCTAAAAATCATGGCCGTAACGGATACCGTTTCTATACACCGCAAATGAACGCGACATACGAAGAGCATTTGCGGCTTGAGATTGACCTACGTCGTGCCTTGGAGAATCAGGAGTTTGAACTATACTATCAGCCCAAAGTGGACATCTATACTGGGAAGTTGACCGGGATGGAGGCTCTCGTGCGCTGGAATCATCCGAAAAAGGGCTATATTTCTCCTGTCTCATTTATTCCGCTTGCAGAAGAGACCGGGCTTATTATTCCACTTGGTGAATTGGTGCTTAAAATGGCATGTGCCCAGAACAAAAAATGGATGGAAGCTGGGTATCCGAAACTTTGTGTAGCCGTGAATGTATCGGCCATTCAGTTTCAACAGCCGGATTTTGTCCTTCTTGTTGAGATGATTTTACAGTCAACCGGGCTTGATCCGGCATATCTTCAACTCGAAATGACAGAGAACAGTATGATGAATGATGCGGAAGAAAGTCTGTCTACTCTGCGCAAGTTGCATCAGCTTGGGATTTCGATTGCGATTGATGACTTTGGAACCGGATATTCGTCGCTTGGGTATTTAAAGCGATTTCCGATCAATGCACTAAAGGTTGATCGCTCTTTCGTCAAAGATGTTACGACGGATACAGGAGATGCAGCGATCGTAAAAGCGGTGATTCACCTAGCGCACAGCATGGGACTTACGGTGGTGGCAGAAGGGGTAGAAACGGAGGATGTACTCCGCTTTTTGCAAGAACAAGAATGTAATGAAGTGCAAGGATATTATTATAGTCGGCCGCTTCCAGAACCGGAATTTACGGCTCTGCTTGAGGGAGGAATCACGTTTACTTCCTAG
- a CDS encoding YdcF family protein has protein sequence MRSRKQKISKRVLLLLLLLLVLVAGYTGWAYTKMKEAASRHAEPGLPYMIVLGAAVRGETMSWTLQNRMETALAYLRTNPQTKVIVSGGQGEGENVTEASAMQKFLLANGIASERILLEDKSTSTAKNIRFSHKLLTGNRVVLVTSDFHAYRALWLAGREGMQADILTAPTPPIVRMQLWAREYIALGKSFLFDR, from the coding sequence ATGCGGAGTAGGAAACAAAAAATAAGTAAGCGCGTTCTTTTACTTCTTTTACTTCTTCTGGTGCTTGTGGCTGGATATACCGGATGGGCCTATACAAAAATGAAAGAGGCGGCAAGTCGTCATGCAGAGCCCGGACTTCCGTATATGATTGTGCTGGGCGCTGCGGTGCGTGGGGAGACGATGTCATGGACGCTGCAAAACCGGATGGAAACGGCTCTTGCTTACCTGCGTACTAATCCACAGACAAAAGTAATCGTATCCGGTGGGCAGGGAGAAGGGGAAAATGTAACGGAAGCGAGTGCCATGCAGAAATTTCTACTTGCCAATGGTATTGCTTCCGAACGGATTTTGCTAGAAGATAAATCAACCTCCACTGCAAAAAACATTCGCTTTTCACATAAGCTTTTGACAGGAAATCGTGTGGTGCTTGTGACAAGTGATTTTCATGCGTATCGGGCGTTATGGTTAGCTGGTCGGGAAGGGATGCAGGCAGATATATTGACTGCACCAACGCCGCCGATTGTTCGTATGCAGCTATGGGCGCGCGAGTATATCGCACTGGGTAAGTCATTCTTATTTGATCGTTAA
- a CDS encoding YcdB/YcdC domain-containing protein — protein sequence MKRNTCLAAALLLTGLGTTFSAIPAEAAATGSMPLTIQPANKSQLTPAVQKTLDRLFTMEPNLKKLHIKNCSTSDRTGITTIRMLEGEDPTPLSSAYIDIRSKTGELRSFSFQFHDRSSSLEPSASFAKEQAQKFLFNWFGSKQLSQFGTPVSNGRGSSSIQYPNGTKLTWAHRTVEFPLLINGIPTSTGGVGPRMDIDATGHVVRFEYNPPSLSQAVLPDPKDALKTDTLKKHLFTPERVSLSYVEQQPSYTQGKNQMKTIQPVLRYDMNLPVAVNAFTGKPVDLVTGDVQGEAENRFEPWKKISIAPTKQKLHASSQEEAAHVLLNVCGVDVSGWKVDEQEQQIVHPQYVNTAIAYTWWNDDTNAAANVMIDKATKQILHVDVTKTGQENHIVTKEEAFEKATQFIQTYVPTTADSMQVYYFHSSEKEPLPFWADKTKIQSFVQENRMEEYEFRFTEQKDGIPIRDRSSFVIVNTAGEITSFSLSPERPAPSLPPASSLASRADVARTFSQNTKLTLEYMWPDYFGQRAPSPVLIYRITGPVPGDFYVDARTGTYMTIPFESDN from the coding sequence ATGAAACGGAACACCTGCCTGGCAGCAGCTCTACTGCTTACCGGCCTCGGGACAACATTCTCTGCCATTCCGGCCGAGGCGGCTGCCACAGGAAGTATGCCTTTAACCATACAGCCTGCAAACAAAAGTCAGCTTACACCTGCCGTCCAGAAAACACTGGATCGGCTATTTACAATGGAGCCAAATTTAAAAAAGCTGCATATTAAAAACTGCTCTACATCTGATCGGACTGGTATTACAACCATTCGTATGCTCGAAGGCGAGGATCCAACACCCTTATCGAGTGCCTATATCGATATCCGTAGTAAGACAGGCGAACTACGAAGCTTTTCTTTCCAATTCCATGATCGAAGCTCGTCTTTAGAACCTTCCGCTTCCTTCGCCAAAGAACAAGCACAGAAGTTTCTATTTAATTGGTTCGGCTCAAAACAACTGTCCCAATTCGGAACCCCTGTCTCAAATGGTCGAGGCTCCTCATCTATTCAATACCCGAATGGGACTAAATTGACATGGGCACACCGGACTGTCGAATTCCCGCTGCTCATTAATGGAATTCCAACGTCTACGGGCGGCGTTGGACCGCGTATGGATATCGATGCTACTGGGCACGTTGTACGCTTTGAATACAATCCGCCATCCCTTTCACAGGCTGTGTTGCCTGATCCAAAGGATGCACTAAAAACGGATACGTTAAAAAAGCATCTGTTCACGCCAGAACGTGTGTCCCTTTCCTATGTGGAACAGCAGCCTTCCTATACGCAAGGAAAGAATCAGATGAAAACGATTCAACCCGTGCTTCGCTACGATATGAATCTCCCGGTTGCAGTAAACGCGTTCACTGGCAAACCAGTTGACCTTGTAACAGGTGACGTACAAGGCGAAGCAGAAAATCGCTTTGAGCCATGGAAAAAAATTTCTATTGCGCCAACAAAACAAAAACTGCACGCTTCCTCTCAGGAAGAAGCAGCCCATGTCCTCCTCAACGTATGCGGAGTAGACGTAAGCGGATGGAAAGTAGATGAGCAAGAGCAGCAGATCGTTCATCCTCAATATGTCAATACGGCAATAGCTTATACGTGGTGGAACGATGATACGAATGCCGCTGCTAATGTTATGATCGATAAAGCAACTAAACAAATTCTACATGTAGATGTAACGAAAACAGGCCAGGAAAATCATATTGTCACAAAAGAAGAAGCGTTCGAGAAAGCGACTCAATTTATCCAAACTTATGTGCCTACTACTGCTGATTCCATGCAAGTCTATTATTTTCATTCCAGTGAAAAGGAGCCTCTCCCGTTCTGGGCAGACAAAACGAAAATCCAGTCTTTCGTACAAGAAAACAGGATGGAAGAATATGAGTTCCGCTTTACTGAGCAGAAAGACGGAATTCCGATACGTGACCGCTCCAGCTTTGTTATCGTAAATACAGCAGGCGAAATTACCAGCTTTTCTTTATCACCTGAACGTCCTGCTCCTAGCCTGCCGCCTGCATCTTCTCTCGCATCTCGCGCTGATGTAGCCCGTACGTTTTCTCAGAACACAAAGCTTACATTAGAGTACATGTGGCCTGATTATTTCGGGCAGCGGGCCCCGTCTCCAGTTCTGATCTACCGCATCACTGGACCGGTTCCAGGCGATTTCTATGTGGATGCCCGAACCGGCACCTATATGACGATTCCCTTCGAATCCGACAATTAA
- a CDS encoding NAD(P)H-dependent flavin oxidoreductase: protein MSKQRSVQLKEQLVLPVIMAPMFLVSSPEMIIAGCKAGIISSFPLLNARTTDSLEQWMEQITQGLAQVEDENTAQQVAPWAVNLIVHRTNQRYEADLELIKKYKPPIVITSLGNPQSVVDVVHEYGGLVFSDVINLTHAKKAATTGIDGLILVCNGAGGHAGTLNPVAFLGAVKEFWDGITIVAGCISRGQDILAMEVLGADMVYMGTRFIATSESFASEAYQHMLLESGAEDLIYTDAFSGVHANYLVPSIRNAGLDPNHLQKKESMDFSFSQAAETEAKAWKHIWSAGQGVGAIKQIAPIADVVAELRKEYEQARNSLMPAPDRL from the coding sequence GTGTCAAAACAACGATCCGTGCAGCTAAAGGAGCAACTCGTATTACCTGTTATAATGGCCCCGATGTTTTTGGTTTCAAGTCCGGAAATGATTATTGCGGGGTGTAAGGCGGGAATTATTAGCTCATTTCCGCTCCTGAATGCCCGTACGACAGATAGTTTGGAACAATGGATGGAACAAATTACACAAGGGTTAGCGCAGGTGGAGGATGAGAATACAGCACAGCAGGTGGCTCCCTGGGCGGTAAATCTTATCGTACATCGGACGAATCAGCGGTATGAAGCCGATCTGGAATTAATTAAGAAGTACAAGCCGCCGATTGTGATTACATCGTTAGGAAATCCTCAATCCGTTGTAGATGTCGTACATGAATATGGAGGGCTGGTTTTCTCCGATGTGATCAATCTGACTCATGCCAAAAAAGCGGCTACGACAGGAATTGATGGATTAATTCTCGTGTGCAACGGAGCTGGTGGACATGCGGGAACACTGAATCCAGTTGCTTTTCTTGGAGCGGTCAAAGAATTCTGGGACGGAATAACGATTGTAGCCGGTTGTATATCCCGTGGACAGGATATTTTGGCGATGGAAGTACTTGGTGCGGATATGGTATATATGGGAACGCGCTTTATTGCTACGTCTGAAAGCTTTGCTAGTGAAGCGTATCAGCACATGCTGCTGGAATCTGGTGCGGAAGATTTGATTTATACGGATGCATTTAGTGGCGTACACGCTAATTATCTCGTGCCAAGCATTCGCAATGCAGGACTTGACCCGAATCATTTACAAAAGAAAGAATCGATGGATTTCTCTTTCTCACAAGCAGCTGAAACGGAAGCGAAGGCGTGGAAACATATTTGGTCCGCCGGACAAGGAGTAGGCGCGATCAAGCAGATCGCGCCGATTGCTGATGTTGTGGCCGAGCTGCGAAAAGAATATGAGCAAGCACGGAATTCTCTCATGCCTGCCCCTGACCGACTATAA
- a CDS encoding HAMP domain-containing methyl-accepting chemotaxis protein, giving the protein MRDLKIRTRVLIGFSATLLLLLMVSFIGYHGSVQTKEKYDDLINRAMPAAVEVQNMNYNLAVIASSLRGYVAYGDDTYLNTLQKSKEQFHKNIENLLAMTQVEENQRLIKEIIAASGEYEKIVDLSIDAGKNRDIAKAKNLSLQGRVYLQTAQEKSTQLKSNIDTVVRDTQQATSEKSARTNLLTLIFSTIALLIGIILSIIIFRSIVRLTKELITFTEHVAASSQQISASTEEIAHGSQQQAASASHSSELVKEMTNVIQSVAKNTEQASIFSEKAVELSIDGNGVIQEAVTGMRDVRQKMDKLEKESQQIQEIIKVISQIADQTNLLALNAAIEAAHAGEAGNGFAVVAGEVRKLAERSRQETKEISTLTLLIQQGIEDAVLSAKIGDEEAQNAGKSFEQIKTIVQELSGRVSEIAAATEEQAAQSSEVLGAVENIAAVTQQTAAGTEETAAAVVEMANMSEKLSHLITKL; this is encoded by the coding sequence GTGAGAGATTTAAAAATTCGGACACGCGTATTAATTGGTTTTTCCGCAACACTACTTCTGTTACTTATGGTTTCATTTATCGGGTATCACGGTTCTGTTCAAACGAAAGAAAAATATGATGATTTAATTAATCGAGCCATGCCAGCTGCCGTTGAAGTACAAAATATGAATTATAATTTGGCAGTAATCGCATCAAGTTTACGTGGGTATGTTGCGTATGGTGATGATACATACTTAAATACGTTACAGAAATCAAAAGAACAATTTCATAAAAACATAGAAAACTTATTAGCCATGACCCAAGTCGAAGAAAATCAACGGTTAATCAAAGAAATCATCGCAGCTAGCGGCGAATATGAGAAAATAGTTGATCTTTCCATTGATGCGGGAAAGAACAGAGATATCGCAAAAGCCAAAAATCTATCCTTGCAAGGTAGGGTTTATTTACAAACAGCGCAAGAAAAGTCCACACAATTAAAAAGCAATATTGATACAGTTGTTCGTGATACACAGCAAGCCACTTCTGAGAAGAGCGCTCGAACCAATTTATTAACCTTAATTTTTTCTACCATCGCATTATTAATAGGCATTATTCTTTCTATCATTATCTTCCGTTCAATCGTACGCTTAACAAAAGAACTCATTACATTCACTGAACATGTGGCAGCTAGCTCGCAGCAAATTTCAGCAAGTACTGAAGAAATTGCCCATGGAAGTCAGCAGCAAGCCGCTTCAGCTAGTCATTCATCGGAACTTGTAAAAGAAATGACGAATGTGATCCAATCGGTAGCTAAAAATACAGAGCAAGCCTCTATTTTTTCCGAGAAGGCTGTAGAACTATCCATCGATGGGAACGGCGTGATTCAAGAAGCCGTAACAGGAATGAGAGATGTTAGACAAAAAATGGATAAACTCGAGAAAGAATCCCAGCAAATTCAAGAGATTATTAAGGTGATTAGTCAGATTGCTGATCAAACAAATCTGTTAGCACTTAATGCGGCGATTGAAGCTGCACATGCGGGGGAAGCAGGCAATGGATTCGCCGTTGTTGCAGGCGAAGTTCGAAAACTTGCGGAAAGAAGTCGACAAGAGACGAAAGAAATTTCAACACTAACCCTATTGATACAGCAAGGGATAGAAGATGCTGTTTTAAGTGCGAAAATAGGCGATGAAGAAGCGCAAAATGCAGGCAAATCGTTTGAACAAATTAAAACAATTGTGCAAGAATTATCCGGTCGTGTGTCGGAGATTGCAGCGGCTACTGAGGAACAGGCAGCTCAATCATCAGAAGTGCTAGGTGCAGTTGAAAACATCGCCGCCGTTACACAACAAACAGCAGCTGGCACAGAAGAAACCGCTGCTGCTGTCGTTGAGATGGCGAACATGTCAGAAAAATTGTCTCATCTTATTACTAAATTATAG